The following DNA comes from Fibrobacter sp..
GGATTCTTTCTCCAATCTCAGACTGCCGGTCGACGAGGCCGATTCTGCCGCTGTGCTTAATTGCGCCGGTGCAATCGGAACTGCTCTCGGCCTGATGGGGGGTGTATGATTCGATTGAATTTGATGGAGGCCGCTGAACGCGTTGTTGTTACCGATGTCGTCACCCCGGTACGAGTGACTGACGTTTCGTCGCAGGTCAATACCTCCAAGAAAAAGACTTTGTTTGTCGCGGCTATTGTCGTGTTCGTGTTCGGTATGTTCAGCTGCATTTTGAGCGTGTTCGGCGTCCCGAAGCCTTTGCAGGGAATGCTGCCCAGTCAGTATCTCGATCTTATTGGCGCAGAAGACCCGAGCCGCAGTGCCCTTGCCTTGAGCAACGGACAGCAGACTTCTGCCGGTGGTTCGCTCGAAGCCCAGGCCGCTGCCGCCGAAGAAGCTATCAAGCGCCGCAACGCCTTGACTGTTGGCCAGGTGGTGGGCGAGGTCAAGCCGCAGGTGCTGTTCAACAACAAGCGCGAAGACTACAATTCGTTCCTTCCGATGGAAAAGATTTCGTACCAGCGCGCTGCGATCAACCAGTTCTTTACGTTCCTCACGACGGCGACTCCGGACGATGTCGGCTTCTCCGACTGCGTGTTCCAGTCCCCGAACTACTTCTATGTGCGTGGCGTTTCGGCCAAGCCCACTTCGCAGCGCAGTTTCTTGGAACGCGTGAAGGCGGTAAGTACGGACTTCCGCACGCCGCCTCTGCCCGAAAACGCTCCGGCGACCGACATTACCGCATTCGGCTTGTTTAACGTGAACAACGTGAACAAGGCTGCGGTGTCGACCTTCGTGAACGCGAAGGACATCGTCGAAGAAATCAAGGCGTTCAAGACTTTGGCTGCTGCGAACAAGGTAACGATATTCGGCTTCGACAAGCCCGCGATCGAAGAGTTTGGCGTGTACAAACGCTTCACCTATCAGGTGTCGACCACGGCGGACTTCCCGGAACTTCAGTCTATGATGGCAGCGCTGGATGCCTCTCCGGTGCGCATTGGCGTCACGAAGGCTGAACTCAAGCTCGTGAAGAGGAACCTGAACACCGCCATGACCCTGGTGATGTTCGTCGCTCCGTAATATGCCTATTCGCATTACTGGCGGTTTACTTCGGGGGCGCAACGTCCCCTCTCCCGATACGTCCAAGACAAGGCCTACGGGCTCTCGTACGCGCGAGGCCCTCTTCAATATTTTGCAGGGCGTGGAAGGTTTCCGCGTGCTCGACCTTTTTGCGGGTACGGGCATCATGGGAATCGAGGCCATAAGCCGCGGAGCGGCAAGCGTCGTCGCAGTAGAAATGGCGCATGCGCAGGCCCGCCTTGTGCTACAGGCGTACAAGTCGCTTTCTCTGGAAAAGCAACTTACGTTGTTCGAAAAGAATGCGCTGACGCTGGAAAAGGAATCTTTCTGCGTGTCGGAGGGATTCGACCTGATTTATGCCGATCCTCCGTTCAAGGACATGGAATATCCCGACTTGCGCAAGTTCTGGGACTGGCTGAATCCGGGCGGTGTCGCCGTCTTCGAGGCGCCGAGCCGCAACTTGCCTGCATGGGCGAAAGAGGCCTCCGACGCTGGTACCGTGCAGGTGCGTCGTTACGGGGAATCGTCCCTCGTTATTTACAGGGGCTAGAGTTCCTGAGGTTGCTGCGCAACAGTTCCTAGTTATGAGTTACTAGTTCTTAGTATCGTCTGTATCAAGATGCATCTTGATATAAGATATTCTAGTAACTAGGAACTATTGACTAATAACTAGCCCGCAGAGTGTAACTGCGCCGCAGGTGCTTAGTAACCAGTAACCAGCGATCAGTAACTAGCGACTAATAACTATATTTATGGCATGAAACGAATTGCCGTATTCGCGGGGTCGTTCGACCCGTTTACGCTTGGTCACTTGGATATCGTGAAGCGCGCTGCCGCGCTGTTTGATGAAGTGTATGTGCTCCTTGCGGTGAATGCGTCCAAGAAGTATCTTTTTGACGAGGCCGCCCGCATCGATATGGTGCGCAAGGCGGTGGCGCAGTTCCCGAACGTGAAGGCGGACTGCGTCGATGGCCTTACCGTCGATTTTATGAAGCGCGTCGGTGCGAAGTACCTGGTGCGTGGCATCCGCGGAGCATCTGACGTGGATTACGAGCAGACGGTCGCCTGGAACAACAAGGTGCTTTACCCCGAATGCGAGACGATTTTCTTGTCGAGCGCGCCCGAACACCTGATGGTGAGCAGCTCCGTTGTTCGCGAACTCCTGAAGTCGGGAATCGCGCGTGATGAAGAAGGCCGCAAGCTGCTCGCGAAGTACGTGCCTGAACCCGTCGCGGAAAAACTTCTAGAATCAGGCAATTTTAGCAACCGGTGAGCAGCAGCCAGCGACCAATAACCAGCGACTAGCGACCAACAACCAGTGACCAATTACTATGAGACCTTTTCAATTCTTACCTAAAGTTCTGCGAGTCTTGCTGATTGTCAATGCCGTCATTTTCGGTATTGCCTTTGTGGGCGGGACTCTGCTTGGCCTGCACCTGAACCTGCCCGGACTGGGCGATGCCAACGTTCGCGACTACATCGCGTTCCTGGGTGCCTTCTGGCCGTTTGCACCTGAACAGGCGTGGCGTTTTGTGACCTACATGTTCGTGCATGTGGACTTCTGGCATTTCGTGTTCAACATGTTGATGCTTTGGATGTTCGGCAGTGAAGTTGCCGACATGATGGGAACGAGGCATTTTACCGCGATGTACATGTTCTGCGGTGTCTTTGCTGCGGTATTCAGCCTGGTGATGTACCTGCTGGGGCTTACGAGCTCCCCGATTATCGGTGCGTCCGGCGCCCTGATGGGAATATTTGTGGCATATTACAAGTTCTTCCCGAACAGAATGCTCCTGATGTTCTTCTTTTTCCCGATGCGCATCAAGTATGCGATGTGGTTCATGGTGGCCATCGACGTGCTGATGGCGCATTCCAGCGACGGCATTGCGCATTTCGCGCACTTGGGCGGTGTCGTGGGCGGATTCTTGTACATGTGGATTTATGAACACGGTTTCGGTCGCTCCCTGGAAGGCTTTGCCGAAAAGGTCGAAGACGGAATACGCCGTGTGCGTCGCCCGAAGTTCCGCCTGCACGATGGCGGGAACAGCGCCGAGGATATTTCTGATGCTGATGTTGATGCCGGTATGAGCACGGATTCGCGCGAGCCGGATGAACCGCTGGAAGGCGAAGTCTTCTTCGTGGACGAGCAGAAGCGCATGGATGAAATTCTCAAGAAGGTTAGCCGTGACGGCATAAATTCCTTGACGGATACTGAACGTAAATTCTTGCTGAAGGCGGGCGAAAGGCTGCGCCGTCGCAGGGGAGGTATGTAATGAAGAAAGTTCTTGGTATGGGCGCGGCCCTCGTTGATATTCTCGCGAATGTGGATGACGCATGGATTGAATCGCAGGGCGTGCAGAAGGGCGGCATGAACATGGTGGACTGGCCGCAGATGGAAAAGTTCCTCTCGGCTCTCGACAAGCCGCTGCGCGTGCCGGGCGGCTCCACTTGCAACACGATGGTCGGGCTTTCCCGCCTGGGTGGCAAGGCTGCTTTCATTTCGAAGGTCGGTGACGATGAACTCGGAAATATTTTCCGCGCCCACTTGGAAAAGAACGGCGTGGAATCGAAGCTCGGTGTCTCGGATGCCGCGACGGGTTGCGTGTTCAGCGCCGTGACGCCCGATGCCCAGCGCTCCATGTGGACATATCTCGGGGCTTCGGACTTCCTTTCGAGCGATGACTTTGTGCCCGCGCTCTATGACGGCGTTGGCCTCTTGTATGCGGAAGGCTACCGCGCGTTCAATGCGGACTGCTTCAAGAAGTCTTTCACGTTGGCCCGCAGCCTGGGCGTGGAAACTGCGCTTGACTTCAGCAGCTTCGGCGTGGTGGATGCCTGCCGCAAGCTGTTCGACGAACTCTTTGCCGAAAAGATGATTGATATCATCATCGCGAACGAAGATGAGGCTTTCGCCTATGCGGGCGTGAAGGAAGAAGCCGCGCTCGACGTGCTTGCAGCGAAGGCGAAGGTCGCCGTGGTGAAGATTGGCAAGCGCGGTGCCCTCATTGCCAAGGACGGCAAGGTGACGCGCGTGCAGGCTGGCCCCGCAAAGGCTATCGACACGACGGGCGCCGGCGACCTGTGGGCGTCGGGATTCCTGTACGGCTACATGAACGGCTGGGACATGGAACGTAGCGGCAACCTCGGAAGCGTCGTCAGCAACGAGGTGGTGCAGGTGATGGGCGCCCAGATTCCCGAAGACGGCTGGAAGCGCATTCTGGCTGCCCGCGGATAATATTCCAGACATTTTTTGCATATGGTACAGGCCAAACGCTCCTTTGGGGGCGTTGCCTGTATTTTTTTGCTTTTTGAAGGGGTATTGTTTCCGCCTTTGAGGAAAATCACGGCAATCGCTGTAGTAAAAAGATATATTTAAAACGAAAATGGAGGTCATATGAAAAAGTTGACTGCTCTTGCAATATTTGCCATCGCGTCTTTTGCGTTTGCACAAGATGGGGCGATCCACAATGTGTGCGATACGCTTTCGCTAGGTACACAGCCCGAGATTGAGCTTGTTCCCGCCTATATCGATGAATCCAACTGGTACGGCAACCCGCGGACATGGGTGAAGGATTCCTCGACCTTTAAACGGCATGAATCCTATGAAACTCTGACCATGAGTTATTCCAAGAATAAGAGCATGCAGATGCCCGTATCTATTACGGCCGCTTGCCGCGAAATGCAGGGGACGAGTCTGGGTGTTGTCACGTGGACGACAAAGCAGACGTGGAAAAGCGAGGTCATATCCGGTTACACGACGGATATTTACGACATTCGCGCTTTGAAGGTGAATGGGCACGATTCCACGAATACCTATAACATTTTGGCTTTCGTTAATGGGCCGCTTCCTGAAGGTCTTGCGTTCAAGTCGAACGAACTGCTGTTTTCAGAAACCTTTGAATTTGCTTTCGAGTGGTGGTTTGCTTCTGCGAAATACCAGCACTTTACGGATGCGACGCATGCGACCAATCAGTACGGTTCTTCTATTGGCAATGATTCCCTGAAGGTTGTTAATGCCGCTATTAGCGCGTTGGCGATTCCCGATTCTATAACCAATATCCGCATTCAGGTGGTCAAGGTGGTGTTTATGGATTCCCGCAAGCAGTTCATTCCGGGATCCTCGTCTTCTAGCGTCGTGAGCAGTTCTTCTGTCGTTCCGGCATCCAGCTCGGTAACCGAGAGCAGCTCCTCCATTGTGGAAAGTTCTTCGTCAAAGCCGGCGAGCAGCTCGTCTCAGCCGTCTTCTTCTAGCAAGACGCCCGAATCTTCTTCTAGCAAGACGCCTGAATCTTCTTCTAGCAAGATTCCGGAATCCTCGTCGAGCGTGGTGCCGAGTTCTTCGTCCAAGCCGGTGAGCAGCTCGTCTTCGATACCGGCATCGAGCTCCAGCGTAGACAAGAGTTCTTCTTCTGTCGCTCCCGAATCGTCCAGTATGGGTCCGGAA
Coding sequences within:
- the rsmD gene encoding 16S rRNA (guanine(966)-N(2))-methyltransferase RsmD — its product is MPIRITGGLLRGRNVPSPDTSKTRPTGSRTREALFNILQGVEGFRVLDLFAGTGIMGIEAISRGAASVVAVEMAHAQARLVLQAYKSLSLEKQLTLFEKNALTLEKESFCVSEGFDLIYADPPFKDMEYPDLRKFWDWLNPGGVAVFEAPSRNLPAWAKEASDAGTVQVRRYGESSLVIYRG
- the coaD gene encoding pantetheine-phosphate adenylyltransferase is translated as MKRIAVFAGSFDPFTLGHLDIVKRAAALFDEVYVLLAVNASKKYLFDEAARIDMVRKAVAQFPNVKADCVDGLTVDFMKRVGAKYLVRGIRGASDVDYEQTVAWNNKVLYPECETIFLSSAPEHLMVSSSVVRELLKSGIARDEEGRKLLAKYVPEPVAEKLLESGNFSNR
- a CDS encoding adenosine kinase: MKKVLGMGAALVDILANVDDAWIESQGVQKGGMNMVDWPQMEKFLSALDKPLRVPGGSTCNTMVGLSRLGGKAAFISKVGDDELGNIFRAHLEKNGVESKLGVSDAATGCVFSAVTPDAQRSMWTYLGASDFLSSDDFVPALYDGVGLLYAEGYRAFNADCFKKSFTLARSLGVETALDFSSFGVVDACRKLFDELFAEKMIDIIIANEDEAFAYAGVKEEAALDVLAAKAKVAVVKIGKRGALIAKDGKVTRVQAGPAKAIDTTGAGDLWASGFLYGYMNGWDMERSGNLGSVVSNEVVQVMGAQIPEDGWKRILAARG
- a CDS encoding rhomboid family intramembrane serine protease, yielding MLIVNAVIFGIAFVGGTLLGLHLNLPGLGDANVRDYIAFLGAFWPFAPEQAWRFVTYMFVHVDFWHFVFNMLMLWMFGSEVADMMGTRHFTAMYMFCGVFAAVFSLVMYLLGLTSSPIIGASGALMGIFVAYYKFFPNRMLLMFFFFPMRIKYAMWFMVAIDVLMAHSSDGIAHFAHLGGVVGGFLYMWIYEHGFGRSLEGFAEKVEDGIRRVRRPKFRLHDGGNSAEDISDADVDAGMSTDSREPDEPLEGEVFFVDEQKRMDEILKKVSRDGINSLTDTERKFLLKAGERLRRRRGGM